From the Salinimicrobium tongyeongense genome, one window contains:
- a CDS encoding FtsB family cell division protein, whose translation MKLKDIRNNRWVRIFANKYTLVLAAFCFWMLFLDSNSWLIHRELDLEIDDLKKNKEYYLNEISRDKAIMDNLNDSLELEKFARQEYFMKRENEEIFIIEYKEAVD comes from the coding sequence ATGAAGCTAAAAGACATCCGCAACAATAGATGGGTACGCATCTTTGCCAACAAATATACGCTGGTGCTGGCGGCTTTTTGCTTCTGGATGCTCTTCCTTGACAGTAATTCCTGGTTGATTCACCGAGAACTCGACCTTGAGATCGACGACCTGAAAAAGAACAAGGAATACTACCTCAACGAGATCTCACGCGACAAAGCCATAATGGATAATCTTAACGATTCCCTCGAGCTTGAAAAATTTGCCCGGCAGGAATATTTCATGAAGAGGGAAAATGAAGAGATCTTTATCATTGAGTATAAGGAAGCAGTAGATTAG
- a CDS encoding c-type cytochrome produces MKKLLTACLLLVLCGCKNSSEEKTEETARVEFSPQMKESISRGARVYNNFCASCHLSGGEGIKGVFPPLQNSNWIKEKQEESIHAIKYGLRGPIKVNGEKYDNLMPALGLSDHEIADVMNYINNSWGNSLNSEVTEEEVAAIKK; encoded by the coding sequence ATGAAGAAACTCTTAACGGCCTGCCTGCTGCTAGTTTTATGCGGATGCAAGAATTCTTCCGAAGAAAAAACTGAAGAAACCGCCCGGGTGGAATTCTCTCCGCAAATGAAAGAAAGTATTTCGCGCGGCGCCCGGGTGTACAACAACTTTTGTGCTTCCTGCCATCTCTCGGGCGGGGAAGGCATAAAAGGTGTTTTTCCACCGCTTCAGAATTCAAACTGGATTAAAGAAAAGCAGGAAGAATCTATACACGCTATTAAATATGGCCTGCGCGGCCCAATTAAGGTCAATGGCGAGAAATACGACAACCTCATGCCTGCTTTGGGCTTAAGCGACCACGAAATTGCCGATGTGATGAACTACATCAACAATTCCTGGGGCAACAGCCTTAACAGCGAGGTGACCGAAGAAGAAGTAGCCGCTATAAAAAAATAA
- the udk gene encoding uridine kinase, with protein sequence MLIIGIAGGTGSGKTTVVNQIIEELKNEEVDVISQDSYYQDTSHLTYEQRTKINFDHPKSIDFDLLVSHLKDLKAGKNIQQPVYSFKQHNRTGETITIEPRKVIIVEGILILTHPDIREMFDIKIYVHADSDERLIRRLKRDIAERGRDLEEVLNRYQTTLKPMHQQFIEPTKEFADIIIPTNRYNTVAVDIVQTIIRQRLL encoded by the coding sequence ATGTTGATCATTGGAATTGCCGGAGGTACCGGGAGCGGAAAAACTACTGTTGTAAATCAGATTATAGAAGAGCTCAAAAATGAAGAAGTAGATGTGATCTCTCAGGATTCCTACTACCAGGACACCAGTCACCTCACTTACGAGCAGCGTACCAAGATCAATTTTGATCATCCAAAATCTATAGATTTTGATTTGCTGGTCTCCCACCTTAAAGATCTTAAAGCAGGCAAAAACATTCAGCAGCCCGTGTATTCTTTCAAGCAGCACAACCGCACGGGGGAAACCATTACCATAGAGCCGCGCAAGGTGATCATCGTTGAGGGGATCCTCATCCTCACCCACCCCGACATTAGGGAGATGTTTGACATCAAGATCTACGTACATGCCGATAGTGATGAGCGCCTTATACGCCGACTTAAGCGCGATATTGCCGAAAGAGGCCGTGACCTCGAAGAGGTTTTGAACAGGTACCAAACCACGCTTAAGCCCATGCACCAGCAGTTCATAGAGCCCACCAAAGAATTTGCCGACATCATAATCCCTACCAATCGCTACAATACTGTAGCTGTTGATATTGTACAAACAATCATTCGCCAGCGTTTACTGTAA
- a CDS encoding methylmalonyl-CoA mutase subunit beta, whose translation MRENLFSEFEEVSAKQWKQKIQYDLKGADYNEALVWKSLDGINVKPFYHAEESPEPIQPGSPLKWNVTQQIYVSSAEKANKKAHESLRKGAESIWFILPSEEIELKQLFEGLNPEVPIYLKPEVASEEFFLKLDEQVRPGSKVFLQFDIIGNLARSGNWYKNQQEDYQLLDTLLQKCHNLESFISVDTGLYQNAGATIPQQLAYAMAHLNEYLNHINERAGESKRAKFQFLVSVGPNYFFEIAKIRALRLLFSTLSSEYGLDTGCDILSQPTRRNKTLYDYNVNLLRTTTECMSAVLGGSNSVCNMAYDAIYHKNNHFGSRIARNQLLILKHESYFEKVANPAEGSYYIETLTHEMADKALDIFKNIEKGGGFVTQLKEGIIQKKISESAANEQQAFDEGKLVLVGTNKYPNAQDRMKDELELYPFVKQKPRKTLLQPVIEKRLSEKTEQERLQQEASTNGEK comes from the coding sequence ATGAGAGAGAATTTATTCAGTGAATTTGAAGAAGTATCGGCCAAACAATGGAAACAGAAGATACAGTATGACCTGAAGGGAGCCGATTACAATGAAGCTTTGGTGTGGAAATCTCTTGATGGCATCAATGTAAAGCCTTTTTACCATGCCGAAGAATCACCAGAGCCCATTCAGCCTGGAAGTCCTTTAAAATGGAACGTCACCCAGCAGATCTATGTCTCTTCTGCTGAAAAAGCCAATAAAAAAGCCCATGAATCCCTTCGGAAAGGCGCCGAAAGCATCTGGTTTATACTTCCTTCCGAAGAAATCGAGCTAAAACAGCTTTTTGAAGGCCTAAATCCTGAAGTTCCCATATACCTGAAGCCTGAAGTTGCTTCCGAAGAATTTTTCCTAAAGCTGGATGAGCAGGTAAGGCCAGGTTCAAAGGTTTTCCTTCAGTTTGACATTATAGGAAATCTTGCCCGCAGCGGCAACTGGTACAAAAATCAGCAGGAAGACTACCAACTTCTTGACACCCTGCTCCAAAAATGCCATAACCTTGAATCTTTTATTTCTGTCGATACCGGGCTTTATCAAAATGCCGGTGCTACCATTCCGCAGCAGCTGGCCTACGCCATGGCTCACCTCAATGAATATCTGAATCACATTAATGAAAGAGCTGGGGAGTCAAAAAGGGCAAAATTCCAGTTCCTTGTTTCGGTAGGGCCAAATTACTTTTTTGAGATTGCCAAAATAAGGGCACTGCGCCTTTTATTTTCAACCCTTAGCAGCGAATATGGTCTTGATACCGGCTGCGACATACTTTCACAGCCCACCCGCCGCAACAAAACCCTTTACGATTACAATGTAAACCTGCTGCGCACCACTACCGAATGTATGAGTGCAGTGCTTGGCGGCTCAAACAGCGTTTGCAATATGGCCTATGACGCCATTTACCATAAAAACAACCACTTTGGAAGCCGCATAGCCCGTAACCAGTTACTGATCCTTAAGCACGAAAGCTACTTTGAGAAAGTGGCCAATCCTGCTGAAGGCAGCTACTATATTGAAACCCTTACGCACGAAATGGCCGATAAAGCCCTGGATATTTTCAAGAATATTGAGAAAGGCGGTGGCTTTGTCACTCAATTAAAAGAGGGAATTATTCAGAAGAAAATTTCTGAAAGTGCAGCCAACGAACAGCAGGCTTTTGATGAAGGCAAACTGGTACTGGTGGGAACCAACAAATATCCTAATGCGCAGGACAGGATGAAAGACGAGCTGGAGCTGTATCCGTTCGTGAAGCAAAAACCGCGAAAGACGCTGCTGCAGCCGGTGATTGAAAAACGTTTATCAGAAAAAACAGAACAGGAAAGATTACAGCAGGAAGCAAGTACTAACGGCGAAAAATAA